A single genomic interval of halophilic archaeon DL31 harbors:
- a CDS encoding GTP-binding protein engB (TIGRFAM: Small GTP-binding protein~HAMAP: GTP-binding protein, ribosome biogenesis, YsxC~KEGG: hla:Hlac_1378 GTP-binding protein~PFAM: GTP-binding protein, HSR1-related) — protein MPFENRPNRSTEVVLVGRSNVGKSTLMRELTGHKFDTGGKPGVTRQPNHFDWNGPDFMFTDLPGFGFMSGVEEGRREQIKTDVVRYVEENADQILAGVLVVDGKAVIDIIDRHHERGNIPHDVEMFQFLQEIDVDPIVAVNKMDKVDDEDERLDELCDRLGLFPPWQQWQETICPISAKRGNIETLETALGDRFHEVKRDDLLQFVS, from the coding sequence ATGCCTTTCGAAAACCGGCCAAATCGAAGTACCGAGGTCGTCCTCGTCGGCCGGTCGAACGTGGGGAAGTCGACGCTGATGCGGGAGCTGACCGGCCACAAATTCGACACCGGCGGGAAACCCGGTGTTACCCGCCAACCCAACCACTTCGACTGGAACGGCCCGGACTTCATGTTCACCGACCTGCCGGGGTTCGGCTTCATGTCCGGCGTCGAGGAGGGGCGGCGCGAACAGATCAAGACCGACGTGGTGCGCTACGTCGAGGAGAACGCTGACCAGATTCTCGCAGGCGTGCTCGTCGTCGACGGGAAGGCGGTCATCGACATCATCGACCGCCACCACGAGCGGGGGAATATCCCCCACGACGTGGAGATGTTCCAGTTCCTCCAGGAGATCGATGTCGACCCCATTGTCGCCGTCAACAAGATGGACAAGGTCGACGACGAGGACGAGCGCCTGGACGAACTCTGTGACCGATTGGGCCTGTTCCCGCCGTGGCAGCAGTGGCAGGAGACTATCTGCCCCATCTCTGCGAAGCGAGGCAATATCGAGACGCTGGAGACGGCACTCGGTGACCGCTTCCACGAGGTAAAGCGCGACGACCTGCTGCAGTTCGTCAGCTGA
- a CDS encoding hypothetical protein (KEGG: hla:Hlac_1663 hypothetical protein): protein MERTNVTEDDEGKQVVNTRGEKVGMVSEVRDGTAYVNLDPGITDSIRSRLGWGDADQDDYRLDRDRIATVTDDEIRLKK from the coding sequence ATGGAACGAACCAACGTTACCGAAGACGACGAAGGCAAACAGGTGGTCAACACACGCGGCGAGAAGGTGGGGATGGTGTCGGAGGTCCGCGACGGCACGGCCTACGTGAACCTCGACCCCGGCATCACTGACTCCATCCGGTCCCGGCTCGGCTGGGGAGACGCGGATCAGGACGACTACCGGCTGGACCGAGACCGCATCGCTACGGTGACCGACGACGAGATCCGGCTCAAGAAGTAG